A single region of the Arachis duranensis cultivar V14167 unplaced genomic scaffold, aradu.V14167.gnm2.J7QH unplaced_Scaffold_108359, whole genome shotgun sequence genome encodes:
- the LOC127743756 gene encoding 30S ribosomal protein S11, chloroplastic, with protein sequence MAKPIPKIGSRKNGRIGSRKHARKIPKGVIHVQASFNNTIVTVTDVRGRVISWSSAGTCGFKGTRRGTPFAAQTAAGNVIRTVANQGMQRAEVMIKGPGLGRDAVLRAIRRSGILLNFIRDVTPMPHNGCRSPKKRRV encoded by the coding sequence ATGGCAAAACCTATACCCAAAATTGGTTCGCGTAAAAATGGACGTATTGGTTCACGTAAACATGCTCGTAAAATACCAAAGGGCGTTATTCATGTTCAAGCTAGTTTCAACAATACCATTGTCACTGTTACCGATGTACGGGGTCGGGTAATTTCGTGGTCCTCCGCAGGTACTTGTGGATTCAAAGGTACGCGAAGGGGAACACCATTTGCCGCCCAAACCGCAGCAGGAAATGTTATTCGAACAGTAGCGAATCAAGGCATGCAACGAGCAGAAGTCATGATAAAGGGTCCCGGTCTTGGAAGAGATGCGGTATTAAGAGCTATTCGTAGAAGTGGTATACTCTTAAATTTTATACGGGATGTAACCCCTATGCCACATAATGGGTGTAGGTCCCCTAAAAAACGACGTGTGTAA